The window CGCAGCGAAAAGGGGTAGCCATGATCGTCCCCTTTTTTATTGCCCACCAGGGCTGTCCCCACCAGTGCGTCTTCTGTGACCAGCGAACCATCAGCGGTGACAACGGCGAATTGCCGTCGGCATCGGCAATCCTTTCGACCATCGAGGCGTACCGCTCTTCTGCGGATGGGGTCGTCGAGGTCGCCTTTTACGGCGGGACCTTCACCTGTCTTGCCCGCAAGGAGCAGGAGTCGCTTCTTGCGCCGTTGCAGCCGCTTTTGCAGAGGGGTGACGTCACATCGGTACGGATTTCAACGCGTCCCGATGCCGTGAGCGGCGAAGACGCGACGTTTCTCGCCTCGCGAGGGGTCAGGACCGTCGAGCTTGGGGTGCAGTCGCTCGATGACGCGGTGCTGGACGCTGCCGGCCGGGGGCACACGGCCGGCGATACGGTGCTGGCCTGCCGGACGCTGAAGACTGCCGGGCTGTGCGTCGGCCTGCAACTGATGCCGGGGCTGCCGGGTGCATCGTGGCAGTCGGACCTGGATTCCTTTGCCGCTGCACTTCGCCTCGACCCGTCGTTCCTGCGCATCTATCCCACGGTCGTGCTGGCAGGAACCCCGCTTGCCGCGCTGTTCCTGTCAGGAAGCTATCGCCCCCTTTCCCTGGACCGGGCGGTGCGGCTCTGTGCTTTCATGCTCCTTGCCGCCCGGCGGGCAGGGGTCCCGGTGATCCGCATGGGGCTGCAGGCAAGCGATTCCCTGGCACAGCCGGATGCGGTGCTGGCCGGACCCTATCATCCGGCGTTTCGCCAGTTGGTAGAAGGGGAACTCTGGTTTGCCCTTCTTTGCCAGATGGTTGCCGGCAGGGAGACCGGGGGAATCGTCTCCGTCAGCTGCGCGCCTAAGCGCGTATCCGATGTGGCAGGTCAGCGGCGCATGAACCTCGACCGACTCGCCGTGGCCTATGGCATCACCATCGAGCGGATCGTGCCGGATGCCGGCCTGTTTTCCCACGAACTCGTCATGACCTCCCAGAGGGGCGAGTGGCGCGCAGACCTGCTGCGAGACCTCAATTACACCTGTGAAAGGAACGACCATGTCAGCTGAACCGTTCCGCTCCGGCTTTGTTGCCATCATCGGCCGGCCCAATGTGGGAAAATCGACACTGTTGAATCGAATCCTCGGCGAAAAGCTGGTGATAACCTCCGATAAACCGCAGACCACCCGCAACCGGATCCAGGGGATCCATAACCTGCCCGGCGGGCAGATCGTTTTCATCGACACACCGGGTATCCACCGTGCACGTTCCCGGCTCAACCGCTACATGGTCGATGAGGCCGGGGCCGCCCTGGAGGGGATCGATGCGATCCTCTTCCTGGTCGAGGCCAGCGCCAATCCGGCCGCGCAGTTCGAGCTGGTTGCCGAATATCTTCCCCGTGTTGCCGTGCCGGTCATCCTGGTGGTCAACAAGATCGATCTGGTGAGCCGTGAACAGCTCCTGGAGCGGCTTGCCCAGTATGGCAAACTCCACCCGTTCCACGAAATCATCCCGATCTCCGCAGCTACCGGCGATGGAGTCGAGCGCCTGGTGGAGCTCATATTCCCGCTTCTGCCCGAGGGCCCGGCCTATTTCCCGGACGACATCCTGACCGACGCCCCTGAACGTTTCGTGGTGGCGGAGATCATCCGGGAAAAGGTCTTCCGCCTTACCGGAGACGAGATCCCCTATGCGGTGGCAGTGAATGTGGAGCAGTTCAAGGAGCGTCCCGACGGGAGCCTGATCAGCATCTCGGCGGTCATCACCGTTGAGCGCGAGACCCAGAAGGGGATCGTCATTGGCCGCAAAGGTGCCCTGCTCAAAAGGATCGGTACCCAGGCCCGGCAGGAGATTGAGCAGCTGCTCGGCACCAGGGTTTTTCTGGAGTTGTTCGTCCGGGTGCGCAAAGACTGGACGGAGAACCCCAACATGTTAAAGGAGCTTGGATACCAATGAAACCTATCGTTGCCATCGTAGGGCGCCCCAATGTGGGGAAATCGACCCTGTTCAATCGTCTGGTCGGGAGCCGCAAGGCGATCGTCGACGACATGCCCGGAGTTACCAGGGATCGGAACTATGCCAGTATCGATCGCTACGAAGTCCCCTTTATTCTCGTGGACACCGGCGGATTCGAGCCGGAGACCGCAGACCGCATGCTGCAGCAGATGCGGGAGCAATCTCGTCTCGCCATGGAAGAGGCCGATGTGATCCTCTTTGTCATGGATGGCCGCGAAGGGCTGACCCCTGCCGACCGCGAGGTTGCGGAGATGCTGCGTCGGGTGGAAAAACCGGTTTTCTACCTGGTGAACAAGGTGGATGGCGAAAAGCTGGAGATGCTGTCGTCCGATTTCTACGCCCTCGGCGTGGACCGTTTGCATACCATTTCGGCAGAGCATAACCGAGGGGTCGGCGACATGCTGGATGAGCTGATTGCCATCCTGCCCCATTCGGTGCAGGACGGCACGGATCAGGATGTGCCTCGCATCGCCGTGGTCGGCCGGCCCAATGTGGGGAAATCGTCGCTGGTCAACCGTCTGCTCGGCTTCGAGCGGGTAGTGGCAAACCCCACGCCCGGCACCACCCGCGATTCCGTCGACACCTATTTTACCTGCAACCGCAAGCGCTACCTGCTCATCGACACGGCAGGGATCAGGCGCAAGGGGAAGACCACCCAGAAACTGGAAAAGTACAGCGTGGTCGATGCCCTGCGGAGCATCGAGCGGGCCGATGTGGTGCTGATCGTGCTCAATGCCGAGGATGGGGTGACGGAGCAGGATTCCAAGATCGCCGGTTACGCCTACGAGGCAGGGCGCGGCTGCATCTTCGTGGTGAACAAGTGGGATACCCTGGAAAAGAACAACGCCACGACCGGAAAGTTCGTGGAACGAATCCGGACCGAATTCAAGTATCTTCCGTTTGCTCCGATTATCTTTGTATCGGCCAGATCAGGGCAACGGGTGACCAAGATCATCCCGGAAGTGGACAAGGTCATGACCCAGTACGCCCGTCGGGTCACCACCTCCGAGCTGAACCGGGTCTTCTCCGAAGCGACCGAGACGAAGCATGCGCCCCTTTCCCAGGGGAGGCGGGTGAAATTCTACTACGCCACCCAGGTCAGCATCAAGCCGCCGACCTTTGTCATCTTTACGAACAGCCCCGAAGGGATTCACTTTTCCTATGAGCGTTACCTTGCCAATCGCTTTCGCGAGGCGTTCGGGTTTGAGGGAACGCCGATCCGGCTTTTGTTCCGGGGACGTGAGCGTTAGGCTGGTCTTCGGTACGGGACCGGACGAAGCAGGGGGCAGTCCGTTGCCGTGCCGCGAGTATTGCCGAACCACGGGAGTTGCGGTATGAGCCTTGTCGGCAATCTGGAAGATCTGGGGCTGGGCGAGATTCTGCAGATCGTCAGCCTGAGCAGGAAGTCGGGGGTTTTGGCCATCCACAGTGCCGGCCAAGTGGCGAATGTCGTTTTTCGGCAGGGGCAGGTGGTCAGGGCCAGTTCTTCCGCCAGACCGGTGCTGCTCGACGAACTGCTCGTCTCCCGGCAGATTATTGATCCGACCGGGGTGGAATCTGCCCGGTGCCTGCAGGAGGATGGCGGCTATCGGCAACGACTGGGCGATATACTCGTTGCTCAGGGGATGGTCGATGCTGCCGTTCTCGAAGAACTGGTCCGCGAGCAGATCGAACAGGTAGTCTACTCCCTGTTTGCCTTGCATGAGGGGACCTTTGATTTCGAACTGCAGGAGAACCTGGATGTCGTCGACGATATCCGGACCGATCAACTGCAGTTCCAGCTGACACAGGGGCTCAATGCTCAGTTCCTGGCAATGGAAGGCTCCCGCCGGCTTGACGAGCAGCTGCATGAACGGGAATCCGGCGGGGAGGGCGAAGGCCCGGAACCTGACGAGGCAGAGGAGAATGTTGATTTTGCCTTTGATCTCCTGCTGGAACCTGTCGCAGAAGAAACTTTCCTGACCGTGCCGGTCCTGCCGAAACGGTACATGGTCATCGTCGACGACGACCAGGGGACGCTCGCTGCAATGGCTGCGTACTTCAGCGAAAATGGCTGTGAGGTCATCTCCTGCGACAAGGGAGAAGATGCCCTGATTGCCATCGATACGCTGTTCCGCGCCGGCTGGCAGCCGACCCTGGTGATCGACCTCATCATGCCCAGGATGGACGGTTCGGGCCTGTTGGGAGGGCTCGAACTCCTGGAACTGCTTCATGACAATTTTCCCCAACTCCCGACCATTGTCCTTGCCGACCATGGTACCGGTGATGCGGAGCGACGCGTCCGTGAGCTGGGGTATGGGCTCATGGGCAAGCCGTCAAAGGCGGATATCGTTTCCCCGACCATCTGTCGCGCCTTTTGCGAGCGGCTCGGACGGAAGGTGACCCTGGCGGAAGAGGGTGAGCCTCCGGGTCTGGCCGATACGGTCAACATTGGCGACGAACTCAGGATGGAAATGGGGGAGGAGGGTGTGCCAACGGTGCCCCAGGTCCAGAGCACCGGGATCTCCCTGCTCCGGGGCATGCTGGAAGAGCTCAACGATCCGGCCCTGGGTGGGGGGATCATCCTGCTGGTGCTCCGTTTTGCCTCGGAATTCATGTCTCGGGCAGTGATCTTTGTCGTCAAGGAGAACGAGATTGCCGGGCTCGGTCAGTTCGGAATCGAGGATCGTGAACAACCGGCAGATGTTCTGGTTCGTGCCATGCGCATTCCGAGGGAAGAGGAATCCGTATTCAGTCGGGTTGTTGATTCGCAACTTCCTGTTAAACTGCATCTGGATGACTCTCAATGGAGCAGCTACCTGCGGGAACAGCTCGGTGGGAACCCTGCAGAGGTATTTCTCGGGCCAGTCATCAGCGAGGGAAAGGTTGTAGCGCTTCTCTACGGCGACAACGGCGATGAACATCGGCCGATCGGCGACACTGATTCGTTGGAAATTTTTCTTTCACAGGCAGGGATCACCATGGAGAAGGTGCTCCTGCAGCGTAGATTGAAGGATAAGTCTCCGGAGGGTATGTGAAAAAGATATTGATCGTGGAAGATTCCTCTGCCATGCGTTCCCTGCTGATCTCCACCATCGAGGCGCTGGAGGGGTTCGAGATCGTCGAGGCTGCCAATGGTTTCGAGGCGTTGCGACTGCTTCCCCGTGAGAGGGTCGATCTTGTGATCACCGATATCAACATGCCGGACATCAATGGCCTCGAACTGATCCGTTATGTCAGGAACAGCGCAATCTATAAGTCGATACCGCTCTTCATCATCTCCACTGAGAGCAGCGAACGAGACCTTGCCAAAGGTTTGGCTCTGGGAGCAAACGAATACCTGATCAAGCCGTTCGACCCGGCTGATCTGCAGAAACTGCTCCTCAAGTATTTGGGCTGATTCCTCACCAGGAGGCAGGGCAGGATACCATGACTGGATCAAACGACAGCATAGGCAAAGCGGTCAGAGACTTTCTGGCTGAGGCGGAAGAGATCATCGACCAGCTCAACAATGACCTGGTGAGCATGGGCGACTGCGCCGAGACGGGTGACTGCAATCCCGACCTCATCAATGCCATTTTTCGCGGTGCCCACTCGCTCAAAGGGCTGGCAGGCATCTTCGGATTTTCCGAGATCGGCGATCTGGCGCACAACATGGAGAACCTGCTGGATTCCCTCCGGCTGGGGAGGGTGGAGATTACCCCCGTCATGATGAGCGTCCTCTTCGACGCCATGGACCTGTTGGGCGCATTGGTGCGCGGCGCCGGAGAGGGTCATCTGGATGCAAGCGGCATCCCCCTGATGGTCAGCCGCATCAATGCCTGTGCCAGTGCTACCCAGAAAAGCCAGGAGGTTTCCCCCCTGGCCACGCTCGGTTTGACAGATGCGGTATTGAATGCCCTCACCGAATACGAGGAGCATCGACTGCTGGAGAACGTCAAGAAGGGAAGGCTGATCTATTCCATTATCGCCTCCTTCAGCCTGACCACCTTTGACCAGGAGCTGGGAGAGCTGACTGACCTGCTCAAGCAGGGGGGAGAGGTGATCAGCACGCTCCCCACGGTTGGAAGCGGCAGCGAGGCGGGCATAGATTTCGAGATCCTTTTCGGGTCCACCAAGGGTGAGGACGGGGTAAGCGGTCTCGCCGGAAGGCCTGGCATTTCCGTACGGCAACTGGGCGCACAGAGCAAACCGACATCCCCTTCCCAGCCTGCTCAGGCACTGGAGCCGCTCACCGCATCGTCCTCCGTTTCCGCTCATGATCATTCCGAGGCTGCATCCCCGGCGCAACCGGCAGCGGATGCGGCAATGACCGCCAAGAGCATGAGCCGGATGGTCCGCGTGGACATCGTCAAGCTGGACGATCTTATGAACATCGTCGGTGAGCTGGTCCTGTCCCACTCCACCATCAATGAACTGGTCGGGAAGGTGCGCAGCAGCGGTTTCTCCACCCTTGCAATCGAGTTGGGCAAGGCTGCCAAGGTGTTGCAGCGTAAGCTCAACGAGCTGCAGAAGGGGGTCATGGAGATCCGCATGATCCCGGTGGGGCAGCTCTACGAAAAGATGTCCCGCATCGTGCGCAAGGTCTCCAGGGAGCAGGGGAAAAAGGTCGATCTGCGGGTGTTCGGAGCCGACACCGAACTGGACAAGCTGATCATCGAGGATATATCCGATCCGATGATGCATATCATCCGCAACTCCATTGATCACGGCATCGAGACCCCCGAGGAACGGATCCGACTGGGCAAGGAAGAAAAGGGGGTTATCAGGCTTTCGTCATTTCAGAAGGG of the Geobacter sp. genome contains:
- a CDS encoding ribosome biogenesis GTPase Der; protein product: MKPIVAIVGRPNVGKSTLFNRLVGSRKAIVDDMPGVTRDRNYASIDRYEVPFILVDTGGFEPETADRMLQQMREQSRLAMEEADVILFVMDGREGLTPADREVAEMLRRVEKPVFYLVNKVDGEKLEMLSSDFYALGVDRLHTISAEHNRGVGDMLDELIAILPHSVQDGTDQDVPRIAVVGRPNVGKSSLVNRLLGFERVVANPTPGTTRDSVDTYFTCNRKRYLLIDTAGIRRKGKTTQKLEKYSVVDALRSIERADVVLIVLNAEDGVTEQDSKIAGYAYEAGRGCIFVVNKWDTLEKNNATTGKFVERIRTEFKYLPFAPIIFVSARSGQRVTKIIPEVDKVMTQYARRVTTSELNRVFSEATETKHAPLSQGRRVKFYYATQVSIKPPTFVIFTNSPEGIHFSYERYLANRFREAFGFEGTPIRLLFRGRER
- a CDS encoding GTPase Era; this encodes MSAEPFRSGFVAIIGRPNVGKSTLLNRILGEKLVITSDKPQTTRNRIQGIHNLPGGQIVFIDTPGIHRARSRLNRYMVDEAGAALEGIDAILFLVEASANPAAQFELVAEYLPRVAVPVILVVNKIDLVSREQLLERLAQYGKLHPFHEIIPISAATGDGVERLVELIFPLLPEGPAYFPDDILTDAPERFVVAEIIREKVFRLTGDEIPYAVAVNVEQFKERPDGSLISISAVITVERETQKGIVIGRKGALLKRIGTQARQEIEQLLGTRVFLELFVRVRKDWTENPNMLKELGYQ
- a CDS encoding response regulator, which gives rise to MKKILIVEDSSAMRSLLISTIEALEGFEIVEAANGFEALRLLPRERVDLVITDINMPDINGLELIRYVRNSAIYKSIPLFIISTESSERDLAKGLALGANEYLIKPFDPADLQKLLLKYLG
- a CDS encoding chemotaxis protein CheA, with protein sequence MTGSNDSIGKAVRDFLAEAEEIIDQLNNDLVSMGDCAETGDCNPDLINAIFRGAHSLKGLAGIFGFSEIGDLAHNMENLLDSLRLGRVEITPVMMSVLFDAMDLLGALVRGAGEGHLDASGIPLMVSRINACASATQKSQEVSPLATLGLTDAVLNALTEYEEHRLLENVKKGRLIYSIIASFSLTTFDQELGELTDLLKQGGEVISTLPTVGSGSEAGIDFEILFGSTKGEDGVSGLAGRPGISVRQLGAQSKPTSPSQPAQALEPLTASSSVSAHDHSEAASPAQPAADAAMTAKSMSRMVRVDIVKLDDLMNIVGELVLSHSTINELVGKVRSSGFSTLAIELGKAAKVLQRKLNELQKGVMEIRMIPVGQLYEKMSRIVRKVSREQGKKVDLRVFGADTELDKLIIEDISDPMMHIIRNSIDHGIETPEERIRLGKEEKGVIRLSSFQKGNHVVIEVEDDGRGIDIARVKKKALEKGLIQENDPLSERDALELIFLPGFSTSDTVTDISGRGVGMDVVRNNIAAVSGMVDIETRPGQGSKVIITLPITLAIIKALIINIVGRTYAMPITSVLETILVERSDIRTIERKEVIQLRDMTLPLVRLGRFFEIEGGDVLPESFYVVVVGVAEKRLGIVVDDLLGQQDIVIKSIGETFKGFKGISGAADLGDQRTILVLDVGGIISEATRGSV
- a CDS encoding radical SAM protein yields the protein MIVPFFIAHQGCPHQCVFCDQRTISGDNGELPSASAILSTIEAYRSSADGVVEVAFYGGTFTCLARKEQESLLAPLQPLLQRGDVTSVRISTRPDAVSGEDATFLASRGVRTVELGVQSLDDAVLDAAGRGHTAGDTVLACRTLKTAGLCVGLQLMPGLPGASWQSDLDSFAAALRLDPSFLRIYPTVVLAGTPLAALFLSGSYRPLSLDRAVRLCAFMLLAARRAGVPVIRMGLQASDSLAQPDAVLAGPYHPAFRQLVEGELWFALLCQMVAGRETGGIVSVSCAPKRVSDVAGQRRMNLDRLAVAYGITIERIVPDAGLFSHELVMTSQRGEWRADLLRDLNYTCERNDHVS
- a CDS encoding DUF4388 domain-containing protein produces the protein MSLVGNLEDLGLGEILQIVSLSRKSGVLAIHSAGQVANVVFRQGQVVRASSSARPVLLDELLVSRQIIDPTGVESARCLQEDGGYRQRLGDILVAQGMVDAAVLEELVREQIEQVVYSLFALHEGTFDFELQENLDVVDDIRTDQLQFQLTQGLNAQFLAMEGSRRLDEQLHERESGGEGEGPEPDEAEENVDFAFDLLLEPVAEETFLTVPVLPKRYMVIVDDDQGTLAAMAAYFSENGCEVISCDKGEDALIAIDTLFRAGWQPTLVIDLIMPRMDGSGLLGGLELLELLHDNFPQLPTIVLADHGTGDAERRVRELGYGLMGKPSKADIVSPTICRAFCERLGRKVTLAEEGEPPGLADTVNIGDELRMEMGEEGVPTVPQVQSTGISLLRGMLEELNDPALGGGIILLVLRFASEFMSRAVIFVVKENEIAGLGQFGIEDREQPADVLVRAMRIPREEESVFSRVVDSQLPVKLHLDDSQWSSYLREQLGGNPAEVFLGPVISEGKVVALLYGDNGDEHRPIGDTDSLEIFLSQAGITMEKVLLQRRLKDKSPEGM